A region of the Pseudarthrobacter sp. MM222 genome:
AAGTAGTTGCTGCGTCGATAAACATGTTGTCTCTCAGTGGCTCGTATGGTGCGGATTCTGGCCGCTCTCACACCCGCGGGTGGCTTCTTGTGTTGATGCCCGGAGGGCGGGCGGGTTGCCGGTACGGGTTTGTTCGGCTGGTTACGCGGGGGCGCAGGCGGTGATGGTGTTCACTGCGTGTTCTGGCCTTTGACCCGCGAGGGCCTGCCGGATGGCCTGCAGGGCGCCGGTTCCAGCGGCCAGGAAGGCCTCTTTGCTTTGCCCTGCGACGTGCGGGGTGACGATCAGGTTCGGCACATCTGCGATCTGGATCTTTGAGTGTGCGATGGGGTCTTTCATGTCCACGGACTCCCCTTCAAGGACATCGAGCCCGGCCCCGCCCAGCTGGCCGTTCTGGAGTGACTGGGCCAGGGCGGGTTCGTCGATGAGACCGCCCCGGGAGGTGTTAATCAGCACCGATCCTGGCTTCATCCTGGCAAGGGCGTCTGCGTCGATGATTTGGGCGGTCTGTTCGGTCAGCGGCATGTGGAGGCTAAGAACGTCCGAGCCAGCAATTACCTCATCGACTGTTGCGGGCGCGGCACCTGCGGCCTGGATTGCGGAATCCTGCACGAAGGGATCATGGACCAGGACGTGCATGCCGAATCCCTGGGCGATAGTGGCGACCATGCGGGCGATGTTGCCGAAGCCGAGGAGCCCGAGAGTGCGGCCGTGCAGTTCGAAGCCGTTCATGTGGGGTTTGGCTGCTGCCCATTGCCCGGACGTGGTTTGGGCGGTTCCGTAGGGGACTCTCCTTGCCAATGAGAGCAGGAGAGCGAAGACGTGCTCGGCGACGGCGCGGCTGTTGCTGCCCGGGGTGGTGGTTACCCAGATGTCTGCGTCGGTTGCCGCGTCGATGTCGACGTTGTCGGTTCCTACTCCGTGGCGGGCGATGATGCGTAGCCGTGGTGAAGCATCAATTTTCTCCCGGTCGAAGCGTTCGGCGCGGAGCAGGACGGCGTCGATGTC
Encoded here:
- a CDS encoding hydroxyacid dehydrogenase; the encoded protein is MPTFYVSDEIHTDVLAELQTLGLVHLGYGPDAVRYDDVRDDIDAVLLRAERFDREKIDASPRLRIIARHGVGTDNVDIDAATDADIWVTTTPGSNSRAVAEHVFALLLSLARRVPYGTAQTTSGQWAAAKPHMNGFELHGRTLGLLGFGNIARMVATIAQGFGMHVLVHDPFVQDSAIQAAGAAPATVDEVIAGSDVLSLHMPLTEQTAQIIDADALARMKPGSVLINTSRGGLIDEPALAQSLQNGQLGGAGLDVLEGESVDMKDPIAHSKIQIADVPNLIVTPHVAGQSKEAFLAAGTGALQAIRQALAGQRPEHAVNTITACAPA